AGAGCAGTTATCTATATCTGTTGTTGGAAGATCAACTAAACTTCTCCTCCTGATGCAGTTTTGCAGTTTTACTTGAAATGTAGATAGCATTGCCTTTTGGTGAATTAGCATCCTTGGATGATTGAGATTATTTTCCAGCGGACACCGAACTAGCTCTTGAAATGAAACCAAAAACAACTGGTGTGCCTAGAGCTCAGAAATCGAAACCTTTTCAGGGTGATGGACCTAATTGGGTTCTTATTGCTGGTGGCGCCTTGTTAAGTACATTATCGATGCGTCTTGGCTACAAGCTTAAGCAAGCACTTGACATAAAGCAGCAGGAGAATGCTAGTAATGGTTTGGTACTTAAGTATGCATAAATTCTTTCTCTTTTAATGGCTGTTCCGAATTTTAACTTTGATTTCAATTTCAGGAAGTGGAAAATCCTCTGACAGAAGGATGCCTGCAGGTTGCCACCTGCACTCAAATGTTTATTCCTTCACACAACAAGATGACGGCAGTTGCTTTAATTGCATTTCAGGTCTGAAATCTGTAATTCACATTTGTTTCAGTATGTGTGAGATTTAAAAGTCCAGGATACAGGTTTTGAAAGTAGTGTTGGCTGGTCATTGATTACTTTCCTTCTGGTAATTTTGCTTTGGTTGTTGATGCTTGAACAATATGTGGTGAGATACAACTGTATTGACCGAAGAACATAACTGACCATGATTAAATTGAAAATAAAGGACAATAATGAGAAAATATGAATTCAGTTTTTGAACACCCCAATTGAACCTGGTACTTTCTTCAAATACAGCGCTTGCCTCTTCTTTAAGGAGTGAGGATCTGAAAGTGCAGTATATTTTAAGATTGGCATGGCCTACAAGATGATCATCTGTAGAAAAAGTATGATGGTGAAACAAAATTTGTTTTGGGATTGGGTCTAGTTGAGTTTGATGTCACGTTTATAATCTTAGTTGCAGTTTTCTTATGTCTCCAATCATTAAGCATGATTATATTTCTCTTTACTTTTAGTCTGACATTAGGCATGGGTAGTTGGGGAAAAGGGTGAACCTTCAAGTATAAGAAATAATAATCATTATGTGGAGAAAGGGATAAATTAAACACAAGCATAAGATCTATACACCACTTTTTGACTAGCTCCATTTTTTTATAAATTTCTACAGTTCTACTCTAGTCTAATGTGGGATAAATTTCTACAGTTCTACTCAAGTCATTCTAAGTCTCTTTTATGTTGCTTTGGTTCTCATCATTGCTGAGTTTACTTCTCTTGTGTTTCAACCTGACGTAGCTTGAGAAACAAAAAAAAAAATAATTGCTTGTGATAATAACTTGCTGTTTCATGTTTTGAATGGGTTTTGATAGGAACTGAGAGCATGATGGAGATGAAGTGCCTGCCTAATGGCCAGATGCTGACTGAATCTGATGGAGCCTTGCCTTTGGTGACAGTTCCAGCCCCTCAATTTAACAAGGAGAATGGCATCATCTGGGCATCTTCTCCGGATCGCCTTGAGATGCCTCCGAAGCCTTTTCTACACCATTCAAATTGCTCAGATTCTCCATGTGTTTCAGACTCTGGCTCTGACATCTTCAGTAAGCGGGAAGTAATACAAAAACTTAGGCAACAATTGAAGAGAAGAGATGACATGATCCTGGAGATGCAGGATCAGATTGTGGAGTTGCAGAATTCACTGAATGCTCAGCTGGCACATTCTGCCCATTTGCAATCTCAGCTTGATGCAGCAAATAGGGACTTTTTTGATTCTGAAAGAGAAATCCAAAGGCTTAGGAAGGCAATTGCAGATCACTGTGTGGGACATGTGAGCTCCATCGACAAACCTGTCCAGGCCTCTATATGGCAATCTGAAGTAAGAAGTGGTCATGGAAATCAATGTCTTGATGGGGAAAACAATTTTGATGCCTCAGAAAAAGGAAGAGGGGATGGAGAGAGGGTTGAGATGCTGAGGAGGGAAGTAGGAGAATTGAAGGAAGTGATAGATGGAAAGGAGTACTTGCTGCAGAGCTATAAGGAGCAGAAAGCAGAGCTCTCACTGAAAATCAAAGAGTTGCAGCAGAGACTAGATTCTCAACTTCCCAATATTTTGTAGGCACTTATAGTTGTGTATTCTTGCTCTCGTTTTGTTTGGTTTGAGGTCTTCAGCTCAGAAGCTTAATTTTCCTCTCTCTCCTGACCATACTTAGTTTAGCTTAATTCTTTGATGTGCTGTGTATGCAACTTGGTAATGAATGAGAGCGTGGGGTTTGGACAGTCAAAAGCTTGCATGTTGTGGCGGGTTGCTTCTGTGATCTGTTTGATTTCTTTCTTACATTTCGTTCTGTTTGAATACGTGAGACTGAGAGCTTTAGTTATGTCAAAAGCTATTATGATTTTGAACAAAAATATAGAAGCGTCTGTGATTTTGGCTATGGCAAAGACGCGCAAGAGCAAATAACCGGAGTAGAATGTGGAAGTATATAATAACCATTCTCCGCGCATGGATGGTATCAACTGCTATGTTTCTGTTGGGAACAATAGCTTTTGGTAGAGTTTCTTCCCACTTCCAAACTAGAACAATGGCAAGCATAACTAGGATAAGATGATTCAAACTAAAAGACTGACACGGTTGCAATAATCCTTTACCCTCTGACTGAAATCTTAACAGCAAGTATTTCTCAAATTGTCTTGCTTCACTAAATACACAATTATTCAAAGACAGCTCCAGGCAACTAATTTTTCCAGTGATGTACTTTCATTCGGCTTATCAACACACCCGTCCGTGATGGTGATTATTCTACAAGAGTTGGAATGCTTAACGTGTGTTCAAATCAAATTCACCAACTTCGCGCCAACCATCCTGCATGCCCGGAGATCCATTCTCGGTCTCCTCATCATTTAGAAAATCTTCAGATGGTTCTTTCTCATCTCTCTGCATACTATTTCCCCATCCGTTTATCATCTCTTCTGGGTTAGCCCCATGTTCCTGTATTCTCATATCATGACCAATCCGGACATCATTTCCTTGAGCCCCAAGTGCACTTGCCCTTATTGGGGCCCGAGCCAACATTTCGGCATGTGTCTGTGACTCAACCCGAGCTTGCTCTGCCTGAACAATCGCTGCCATTCGAGCTTTCTCTCTAGAATCAAGCTCTGCTCTTAATTCCAGACATGCTCGTTTTTCTTCTTGACAAAGAGCCTGCTCAATCATAAGTCTCTCTTCAGATCTAAATTCCCCAAAAGCACGCTTGCGGGAGATAATGTTGAAGGCCAGTGCCTGTTTTTCAAACGTCGCCGTAAATTCTGCAACTTTTGCAGAAATGTTGTGATCCCACTGCTGAGAGCGAGACGGCATCATGCCTGTAGTGTCAGAGTCAAGGATTCGATCATCCTCTTCAGCTTCATAATCAGCCACCACATGATATGGTAGTAACCTGCCAAATAAAGAATAGAAATGATATAAGATAGCCTGAAGTGCCACAAGTCAAAAGAAAAGGAAGTAATAATAATAATAATAATAATGATAATAATAACAATAATAATAATAATAATAATAAACGTGCAAGTCAAATAAACAACTCGAGATAAAGATACTACTTCCGAATTTCAATCATCAATGATATAAGTCAAGAGAGAAGGTAAAATGGCATACAAATTTGTCAATATAGAACTTAGGTGTACTGTAAATCACTCCATCTAAATATAATAACTTTAATGCCAAATTGAACAAACTCCAGTTGGAGAACCTATGTTATTAACTTGAGACAAATCAGACGAATATAGACTCAAGACCCCCATATCAAAAACTACAAACTTCTTATTTCTGGTCGAAATCCAAAACCACTTTGGTTCAGAATCACCAAACAAGTTTTATATATTTGATGAGATTTTCAAATCATGATTTCTCATCACATTTTGAATCCCTGAAATGCTGACTGCTCAGATTTTGCATTACAATATTTATTAAGTATGTCAGTTGGGATCTATATGAGAAAATAGAAATAGGCATATAGTAGCAGGAATAAGTACTCTCACTATGCATATAATATACACGCCTTGTGACCAATTCCAGAGTCCAGATATCATAGAATGTATCAAGAAGAGCTAACTGTCGTCTGGCTAGGAAGCAAATGAACGGGAAAAGTGGCAAGATATTGTTGGGAGTTCGGTTGGTATTGTGAGATCGTAAATCACAGATCTGAGGCTCTAAAGCCAAGTCCACCTGCCAACCTCTTTAGGATCCTTCACGAGGACATGAGCGTCATGTCCAATCTGGAAGCATAGACATGTCCAGTCAGGCTGACAGACTCCTCTTTATCTACCATTTCAAGTAAGCTTGGAACAGACTGATTGCACTGGGTGCTCGGTACTTTCATCAGAGAGGTTGAATAAGCCCTCAAACAGTTAGAACCCTGGCACATAAAACCTTGTGGCAGTATAGGTGGGATGAGGGGACCACTAGCTGACCAAACTCGGGTACTAAATGTAAGCTTCTAGAAGAGAAAAATGTCTGCCTACAATTGAGACAGAACTGACTGTCAGTAATTGTCTAGCATGTGGTTTAGGGTAAAGGCACGTCACACACTCAAACAAAGTCAACTCTCCCCACATCATAAAAATGCAAACAAGAGGTTCCTAGTTAGTAGTTTCTTCTGATTTAGTTAATTGCCTTCACACATTCAAGGTTTCTTATTTCCTGCGAAAACTCTTCTTTGATATTTGGATATTCCCCTTTTGTCTTGGCCATCAGAGGTTATTGGCAGGTAACACAGCGCTAAAGCCCAGGGGTAGCAAGTTTACTTGGATTTTGCAGGGTTCCTGGCCAGGGAGATTGCAGTAAGGGACATGCAAGCTGCTATAGTTACTGAACATTCACATATTCAAAGGTGACTTGTAGTTCGCTATGACACTTTCACCTCAACCTAAAGGTAGGAAAGGAGTTTAAATTCTAATATATTCATACTCACAACCAAACACTTTGACTCCTCAAGGTATTTCATCAATTAACTGTACAGCATGCAAACTACCAAATGGAATCATTGTCCGATGGAACAAGTCATGTATGGTACAGCCATCAAGGGTAATTCCTACACAATAGAGAACCTAGCATGAATAGGTTTATAATTTAATTGTAGACTGTGACAAATTTTATGCCTCCCACATTTAAATGGATCCAAGGTTCAACCCTGTCACAAACTGGAAGGGCCCTGGGTCATAATGGCAGACTAAGGCAGAGAACCGTCAAGGAAAGATACATGCAGAGCATTTTGGGAATCTTATATTGTGTGTGACATCAAATTTAGACACAGTGCCCAACAATCAAAACCCTTTCCACAGTCCCGTCTGAATAGATAGTAGAAGAACTTTGCAGTATTCTTTACTTAGGCATGCTGAATAACTTTTAACATTACTTCTTACTGATCCATGGACGTCACATGACTTCCTCATCCAATATTTTTAGAAGTTTAGAAGACAAATGGAGCACGGAAACTACAGACGTTTGTTTGCACGTAGCCACACAGCGGTAGTAGATGTCAGATAAAATTCATATCAGGAATAGAGAAACATAAAAGATCAAAATACACGTTCAAAGTCTTTTAGTGATGAGATTTGTTACTCTAAGAATCTTGTAAAAGTGACATTCTATCTACACATGATCACGACGGCATTAACAAGAACTGTCATTGAAAAAGCATATATCCATTACTTGGAGTGCTAACATAAAAGACACTTTTTATTTATCGTGTTATCAAGTCCTTCATCACTATAATTATTTGTTCATTCAGAAAAGGATATTACATATCTACATTGCATTACGTTTAGTTACTACTGCATACAAGCTCTCGCAATAGATGACAAAGCATGTTATTAAAATTTCTGGTATACATAGACACCCAATTTCATAGGTATGCTCTACACAAACATGGATGTGTGAACCATACAAGATCAACCTAGCAGAGACTAATATGGGATGAGGTTACT
Above is a window of Fragaria vesca subsp. vesca linkage group LG7, FraVesHawaii_1.0, whole genome shotgun sequence DNA encoding:
- the LOC101311621 gene encoding uncharacterized protein LOC101311621 — its product is MKPKTTGVPRAQKSKPFQGDGPNWVLIAGGALLSTLSMRLGYKLKQALDIKQQENASNGSGKSSDRRMPAGCHLHSNVYSFTQQDDGSCFNCISGTESMMEMKCLPNGQMLTESDGALPLVTVPAPQFNKENGIIWASSPDRLEMPPKPFLHHSNCSDSPCVSDSGSDIFSKREVIQKLRQQLKRRDDMILEMQDQIVELQNSLNAQLAHSAHLQSQLDAANRDFFDSEREIQRLRKAIADHCVGHVSSIDKPVQASIWQSEVRSGHGNQCLDGENNFDASEKGRGDGERVEMLRREVGELKEVIDGKEYLLQSYKEQKAELSLKIKELQQRLDSQLPNIL
- the LOC101311912 gene encoding uncharacterized protein LOC101311912 codes for the protein MEDAKAMAQHQQQQQLQLQQQQHHQQHQQQQQQHQQQQLLLLQQLQRQQQQAQQAAAISRFPSNIDAHLRPLRSLNLQPNQISNPNPNPNPNANPNPNPNPNPNPNPNSVLQQNPNENPQQQPQPQQRAIRPGNQAELQMAYQDAWRVCHPDFKRPFSSLEDACERLLPYHVVADYEAEEDDRILDSDTTGMMPSRSQQWDHNISAKVAEFTATFEKQALAFNIISRKRAFGEFRSEERLMIEQALCQEEKRACLELRAELDSREKARMAAIVQAEQARVESQTHAEMLARAPIRASALGAQGNDVRIGHDMRIQEHGANPEEMINGWGNSMQRDEKEPSEDFLNDEETENGSPGMQDGWREVGEFDLNTR